In Flavobacteriales bacterium, the DNA window TAGAATCGGTAAACAGATTGAAGCAGATTCTATTTCAATTCTTACGCTATTAAAAGATGGGCATTATTTGAATAGAATAAATGTAAAGTCTGAGAGTGTATTATCCATTTTTATTCCTAATACCTATGAATTTTATTGGGACACGTCCGCTCAAGATTTTATTCAAAGAATGAAAAAAGAGTATGGTGAATTTTGGAGTGTGAGCAGATTAAAGAAAGCAAAGAAAGTAGGATTGTCTAAAATAGAGGTTTCGGTACTTGCTTCAATAATTCAAAAAGAAACCTCCAAAAATGACGAGAAACCTAGAATAGCAGGGGTTTATTTGAACAGATTAAAGAAGGGCATGAAACTGCAAGCAGATCCTACATTGATATACGCACTTAAAGATTTCACGATAAGAAGGGTGTTAAATAAGCATAAACTAATCGATTCGCCTTACAATACTTATATGAATGCCGGATTACCTCCTGGTCCAATATGTTTGCCTGAGATAGCATCAATTGATGCCGTACTCGAATCGGAAAGTCATAATTATTTGTTCTTTTGCGCCAAAGAAGATTTCTCGGGATACCATAGTTTTGCAGCATCATATGGCCAACATCTCTTGAATGCAAGACGTTATCAAAGAGAATTAAATAAACGTAAAATATTAAGCTAATTTTTTTTTTTATTTTAGCTTGTACAACTAAAATTAAATAATGGAGAAGATTAAATTTGGAACGGACGGGTGGAGAGCAATTCTTGACACACAATTTACAGTTGATAATGTGGCGCGAGTTACAATCGCAGTTGAGAAATGGATTTCGGAAAATGAAAGTTCGCCAACAGTTGTAGTTGGACATGACTGCAGAAGAGATGGAGAATTATTTGCAGTAACGGTTGCAAAAGTTTTACTGAACGGAGGTGTAAAAGTTAAGCTAGCAAAAGGCTATGTATCTACACCAATGGTTTCATTAGGAGTTGTTGAGGAAAAAGCTCAACTCGGAATAATTATTACGGCAAGTCATAACCCAGCTAATTATAACGGATATAAGATCAAGGCATCCTATGGAGGGCCACTTCTTCTTAAAAATATTGA includes these proteins:
- the mltG gene encoding endolytic transglycosylase MltG produces the protein RIGKQIEADSISILTLLKDGHYLNRINVKSESVLSIFIPNTYEFYWDTSAQDFIQRMKKEYGEFWSVSRLKKAKKVGLSKIEVSVLASIIQKETSKNDEKPRIAGVYLNRLKKGMKLQADPTLIYALKDFTIRRVLNKHKLIDSPYNTYMNAGLPPGPICLPEIASIDAVLESESHNYLFFCAKEDFSGYHSFAASYGQHLLNARRYQRELNKRKILS